The Candidatus Abawacabacteria bacterium region GTTCTTCTCCTCAGTACCGTCTAAGCACTCAAATGGGTGATACCGAGGTATTTAATTATATGGATAATACCTTGGATCGGCGCACGTTTGACCAGCGCATATTGTTAGCGGGCGGTATTTAACTTTTTCTCTATGAATGAACCAATTATTATTCAATCTTCTCAAATAGGACCAAAGGTAGTGATCCTGGGTGGCGTCCATGGGAATGAAACTTGTGGGGTAAAGGTTTTGGACCAGTTGCAAAATCTTACTATTAATAAAGGCCAGTTGACGCTCATGTATGGTAATCCTATGGCTATTAAACAGAATGTTAGGTTTGTAGAACAAAATCTCAATAGAATGTTTGTTCCTGATCAAGACTTATCTATAACTATGCGGCAATCATATGAGTATCAAAGGTCACGAGAGATTCTTCCCTATTTGCAAGCCGCCGATTATCTATTAGATATTCATGCCAGCTTTACTCCAGGGAGCCTTCCTTTCATTATTTGTGAAAGTAATGGGGCGCTAATTGCTCAGCACTTTCCACACTTGATGCGATGCTATGGTTTTGCTGTGATTGAACCTGGTGGGACGGATGGATTTATGAATAACAATGGTAAAGTGGGGCTATGTGTCGAGTGTGGTTATTTGGCTGATGTTGCTACCAATGAGATTGGTTATGAAACTGCACGTAGTTTTTTAGCTGCTTTAGGGCTAATTGATAGAAAACTCACTGTTAATTCATTACAGCAGGTTTGGGATGCCTATTATCTTTATCACACAAAGACGAATAGTTTTCGTTTAACCAAGGAATTTACTGATTTCGAGGATGTTAAGCCTGGGCAAACTATTGGCTATGATGGCAATGAAGCAGTAAATGCCTTTCAAAATGAAAAAGTTCTCTTCGCTCGTAACCGAGATAAGATTGGTGATGAAGCTTTCATCTTGGTAAAAAAAGCTGTTTAATTCTTAGGTGTTATTGATAATGTGCAATTTCCCCTAGCTGTTTTCTCTGCTACATTACTCACGGTTTTGTTTTTTACTTTATACTTATGTATCAATGTACAAATTTGCCTAATGGTTTGCGTATCATTAGTGGGCATCTGCCCCAAACTGAAGTAGCTACTGTGTTAGTTTTGGTAGGAACTGGCTCTCGTTTTGAGACTAGAGATATCAATGGCGTGTCACATTTTTTGGAACATCTTTTCTTTAAGGGAGCAAAAAAGTATCCGGATACTCGAGCTGTCTCAGAAGCAGTAGATGGGGTGGGGGGGGAATTCAATGCTTTTACGGGCAAAGATTATACTGGCTATTATGTTCGTGCTGCTAAAGAACATGTTGGCTTAGCTTGTGATGTTATTTCCGACATGTTGCTTCACGCTACTTTCAAGGAAGAAGAAATTGAGCGGGAGCGTGGGGTAATTTTGGAAGAGATTAATATGTATGAAGATGATCCTCGATCCAAAGTGGCCGAAAGTTTTGAAGAACAATTGTTTGGCGATCAACCTCTGGGCTGGAATATTGCTGGTCCTAAGGATGTGATCAAACGGGTGAGTCGTGAGGAGATTATGAATTATCGCTCTAGAACATATGTACCTCAAAATATTGTTGTGGTTGTTACTGGCTCAATTGAGCATGCTCAAGTCGTAACATTGGTACAGAGATATTTTAGCTTTACCAATGATGGTCCAGTACCACAGCCCGAAGCATTTAAATCTCACAAAGCCAATCGAAAGTTAATTATTCATCGGAAAACTGAACAAGCGCACTTTTGGTTGGGGACACAAGCATATGATCGTTATCATAAAGATCGGTTTGCCTTGCGTGTGCTGCGTACCATTTTGGGTGGCGGCATGAGCTCAAGATTGTTTCTCTCCGTGAGAGAAAGACAAGGATTATGTTATTACATAGCTGCCAGCAGCGATGATTATGCGGACACTGGAAACTTTGCTGCTTTTGCTGGAGTTGATTTACTTCGGGTAAACCAAGCATTAAGAGCTGTAGAGAAAGAATTTGCCTTGATAAGTGAAGAAAAAGTAAATGAGGCAGAACTTCATAAAGCAAAATCCTATATTAAAGGGAAAATGGTTATGGGCTTGGAAGATTCTGAGAATGTTGCCAATATGCTCGCTCATCAACAGCTGTTTTATAATCGCTTCTTCACTCTTGATGAACAAAAAACATTGATTGACAGTGTGACTGCCGAAGATATTCAAAGAGTTTCCCAAGATTTGCTGAAACCAGAAAATCTTTCTTTAGCTCTCATTGGTCCTTTTGAAGATAAGGATATAGAGTTTTAATTCTGAATGCAGAATGCTGAATTCAGAATGGACATTGGGATGAAGGTTCTTGCATAAGCCATGATGTATATCTTTTTTAAGCTGGACTGAAGGGGGCACAGTCCCGTACTTCAATTCAGCATTCAGCACTCAGAATTCAGAATTCTTTCTGCTTTCTATAGAATAAAGCCAAGTATTTCTATATAATATATTGATATTCCCAATTCCTAATTCAGAATTTCGAATTCTACCCATGCCTCTACCAAACGATAGAAACGCGCAAAAACCGCTGGAACAAAAGCTGCAGGAAGTGAACCGTGCTTATAACGAAAAAGAGGCAATTGAGGCCGCCAAAAAGCTTGGAGTTTCTTATGTCGACGTTGCCAAACTGCCTATCAATGTAGATCTGCTTTACCTGCTTAGTGAACAAGAATGTCGCGATGGTAAATTGATACCATTTTTTCGAGTAGGCAAAAAGTTACGGGTTGCTCTTGTAGATTTCGATTACCCGAGAACAAAAGAATTACTTGAAAAACTTAAAGCTCAAGGGTATGCCCTGAATCTTAACATTGCTTCTGAGGCTAGTATATTGGAAGCAATCAAGGCATATCAGGTGGAGTTTTTTAAGCAAAAAAAGGTTACAGAAAATATCTATGATGAGCAGGATCTGGGCAATATGCTTCAAGAAATTCAAAACTTAGCAGCTTTAAAAGATCGCATTGCT contains the following coding sequences:
- a CDS encoding succinylglutamate desuccinylase/aspartoacylase family protein, whose amino-acid sequence is MNEPIIIQSSQIGPKVVILGGVHGNETCGVKVLDQLQNLTINKGQLTLMYGNPMAIKQNVRFVEQNLNRMFVPDQDLSITMRQSYEYQRSREILPYLQAADYLLDIHASFTPGSLPFIICESNGALIAQHFPHLMRCYGFAVIEPGGTDGFMNNNGKVGLCVECGYLADVATNEIGYETARSFLAALGLIDRKLTVNSLQQVWDAYYLYHTKTNSFRLTKEFTDFEDVKPGQTIGYDGNEAVNAFQNEKVLFARNRDKIGDEAFILVKKAV
- a CDS encoding insulinase family protein; this encodes MYQCTNLPNGLRIISGHLPQTEVATVLVLVGTGSRFETRDINGVSHFLEHLFFKGAKKYPDTRAVSEAVDGVGGEFNAFTGKDYTGYYVRAAKEHVGLACDVISDMLLHATFKEEEIERERGVILEEINMYEDDPRSKVAESFEEQLFGDQPLGWNIAGPKDVIKRVSREEIMNYRSRTYVPQNIVVVVTGSIEHAQVVTLVQRYFSFTNDGPVPQPEAFKSHKANRKLIIHRKTEQAHFWLGTQAYDRYHKDRFALRVLRTILGGGMSSRLFLSVRERQGLCYYIAASSDDYADTGNFAAFAGVDLLRVNQALRAVEKEFALISEEKVNEAELHKAKSYIKGKMVMGLEDSENVANMLAHQQLFYNRFFTLDEQKTLIDSVTAEDIQRVSQDLLKPENLSLALIGPFEDKDIEF